Proteins encoded by one window of Rhipicephalus microplus isolate Deutch F79 unplaced genomic scaffold, USDA_Rmic scaffold_75, whole genome shotgun sequence:
- the LOC142790175 gene encoding uncharacterized protein LOC142790175, with protein sequence MYHFLKGLTPKTYMDVSFDKFLRLFLSGKAFYGDYFDHVLPWYEHRHQPNILFITYEQLQADTKGMVLKIAHFLGPEHAATCRDDTVVQKILRNCSMESMRAILKENVSAWSKKIAEKV encoded by the exons ATGTACCACTTCCTGAAAGGCCTGACTCCAAAGACATACATGGATGTTTCTTTCGACAAGTTTCTGCGCCTTTTTCTGTCAGGAAAG GCTTTTTATGGGGACTACTTCGACCATGTGCTGCCCTGGTACGAACACCGCCACCAGCCCAACATACTGTTCATCACCTATGAACAGCTCCAGGCTGACACCAAAGGAATGGTTCTGAAGATCGCGCATTTTCTTGGTCCGGAACATGCTGCCACTTGTAGGGATGATACTGTTGTTCAGAAAATACTGAGAAACTGCAGTATGGAGAGCATGAGGGCTATTTTAAAAGAGAACGTGAGCGCGTGGTCGAAAAAGATTGCTGAGAAGGTGTGA